A stretch of Desulfurivibrio alkaliphilus AHT 2 DNA encodes these proteins:
- a CDS encoding hybrid sensor histidine kinase/response regulator encodes MSDANKCHILLVEDEPGDAALIKHLLAEAAPKRYNLEVADSLAATKAYLTRLMPELILLDLTLPDSSGLETVRAVHALMPTVPIVVLTGHADDEFALSTLEAGAQDYLVKGRVSGDDLLRAIRHARVRAQLEARLVASQQRLQALLAAVPDIIVQVDSNQEYTWANSAGFDFFGEDLLGRAAADFWVGEESAAETIYPQPGGDEVIYRENLQRRRDGKARLLAWWSRVLKDDQGRVTGSLSSARDITEQRKLEEQLRQAQKMESVGTLAGGIAHDFNNLLTAIIGYCQISQLSPSADEALRGNLEQIMAASKRGAHLTQGLLLFSRKQSSERKPVDLNEVVVQVERFLQRMIGEDIELRVECCRDALPVLADAHQLEQVLLNLATNARDAMPTGGIFSLATSLIELDADFVAEHGYGKPGVYARLSVSDSGQGMSPETSRRVFEPFFTTKEVGQGTGLGLAVAYGIVQQHEGYIQMYSEPDKGTTFRIYLPLLVGGGRQSRGATGARTPELVLKGAGETILVAEDDAAIRQMTRSVLEKFNYRVIEAVDGEDAVAKFQQHRDEIDLLLFDLIMPRLNGKEAYDAIAAQAPGVRCLFASGYAPDLLRRKVSLDRQTPLLCKPMSINDLLTKVRQVLDRNG; translated from the coding sequence ATGAGCGATGCAAATAAGTGCCATATTCTGCTGGTGGAAGACGAGCCGGGTGATGCCGCGCTGATCAAGCACTTGCTGGCCGAAGCAGCCCCCAAGCGCTATAATCTGGAGGTGGCCGACAGTCTGGCGGCGACCAAAGCTTACCTGACCCGGTTGATGCCGGAGCTGATCCTGCTGGACTTGACCCTGCCCGACTCCAGCGGCCTGGAGACGGTGCGGGCCGTGCACGCCCTGATGCCCACTGTCCCCATCGTGGTGCTCACCGGTCATGCCGATGACGAATTCGCCCTGAGTACCCTGGAGGCCGGGGCCCAGGATTACCTGGTCAAAGGCCGGGTCAGCGGCGACGATCTGTTGCGGGCCATCCGCCACGCACGGGTCCGGGCCCAACTGGAAGCCCGGCTGGTGGCCTCCCAGCAGCGCCTGCAGGCCCTGCTGGCGGCGGTGCCGGATATCATCGTCCAGGTTGACTCCAACCAGGAATACACCTGGGCTAATTCCGCCGGTTTTGACTTTTTTGGCGAAGACCTGCTGGGGCGCGCGGCGGCCGACTTCTGGGTCGGGGAAGAGTCCGCCGCCGAGACGATCTATCCTCAGCCGGGCGGCGATGAGGTGATCTACCGAGAGAACCTGCAGCGGCGCCGTGACGGCAAGGCCCGGCTGCTGGCCTGGTGGTCCCGGGTGCTCAAAGATGACCAGGGCCGGGTGACCGGCTCCCTCTCTTCCGCCCGCGATATCACCGAACAGCGCAAGCTGGAAGAGCAACTGCGCCAGGCCCAGAAAATGGAGTCGGTGGGCACCCTGGCCGGGGGTATTGCCCATGATTTCAACAATCTCCTCACCGCCATCATCGGCTACTGCCAGATCAGCCAGCTCAGCCCCAGCGCCGATGAGGCCCTGCGGGGCAACCTGGAGCAGATCATGGCGGCGTCCAAACGGGGGGCCCACCTGACCCAGGGTTTGCTCCTGTTCAGCCGCAAGCAGAGCAGCGAGCGTAAGCCGGTGGATCTCAATGAGGTCGTGGTGCAAGTGGAGAGGTTCCTGCAGCGCATGATCGGCGAGGATATCGAGTTGCGGGTGGAGTGCTGCCGGGATGCCCTGCCGGTGCTGGCCGATGCCCATCAACTGGAACAGGTGCTGCTGAACCTGGCCACCAACGCTCGGGATGCCATGCCCACCGGAGGCATTTTCAGCCTGGCCACCAGCCTGATCGAACTGGATGCCGACTTTGTTGCCGAACATGGTTACGGTAAGCCGGGGGTTTATGCCCGGCTGAGTGTCTCCGACAGCGGTCAGGGGATGAGCCCCGAGACCAGTCGCCGGGTTTTCGAGCCCTTTTTTACCACCAAGGAGGTGGGGCAGGGGACCGGTTTGGGCCTGGCGGTGGCCTACGGTATCGTGCAGCAGCATGAGGGGTATATTCAGATGTACAGTGAGCCCGACAAAGGCACCACCTTCCGGATTTATCTGCCCTTGCTGGTGGGTGGTGGCCGGCAGAGCCGGGGGGCAACCGGCGCCCGGACGCCCGAGCTTGTCCTCAAGGGGGCCGGAGAGACCATTTTGGTGGCCGAAGATGATGCCGCTATCCGGCAAATGACCCGCTCGGTGCTCGAAAAGTTTAACTACCGGGTGATCGAGGCGGTGGATGGTGAAGATGCGGTGGCCAAATTCCAGCAGCACCGCGACGAGATCGATTTGCTGCTCTTTGACCTGATCATGCCCCGGCTAAACGGTAAGGAGGCCTACGACGCCATTGCTGCCCAGGCCCCCGGGGTGCGCTGCCTTTTTGCCAGCGGTTATGCCCCCGATTTGCTGCGGCGGAAGGTTTCCCTGGACCGGCAGACCCCCCTGCTCTGCAAGCCCATGTCCATCAACGACCTGCTGACCAAGGTCCGGCAGGTGCTGGACCGGAATGGTTGA
- a CDS encoding 5-(carboxyamino)imidazole ribonucleotide synthase: MKSERVETGKVGIIGAGQLGRMLALAGYPLGLQFAMLDPNPAACGGQVAPLTVASFDDRQALAELAQKVDLVTFEFENVPVDALEFLAGRVEVFPRPAVLETAQDRLREKECFQQLAIPTPAYRPVSAKQELQEAAAELGLPAVLKTRRLGYDGKGQVVLRQEADLAAAWDSLGGSALILESFVPFEREVSQVAVRGRDGEMVFYPLAENTHREGILHLSLARPGDPLQAQAEDYSRRIMEHFDYVGVMAFEFFQTDTGLVANEIAPRVHNSGHWTIEGTETSQFANHLRAILGWPLGSTEPVGQAAMLNFIGELPKAAELLQHPGLHLHAYGKSAAPGRKVGHATLRLPAAADLPAALRRLTDSLGSN; this comes from the coding sequence ATGAAGAGCGAGCGTGTCGAAACGGGCAAAGTAGGGATTATCGGCGCCGGGCAGTTGGGCCGGATGCTGGCGCTGGCCGGCTATCCGCTGGGGTTGCAGTTTGCCATGCTGGATCCCAACCCGGCCGCCTGCGGCGGCCAGGTGGCACCCTTAACGGTGGCGTCCTTCGACGACCGGCAGGCCTTGGCGGAACTGGCCCAAAAGGTGGACTTGGTTACCTTCGAATTTGAAAACGTGCCGGTGGATGCCCTGGAGTTTCTGGCTGGCCGGGTGGAGGTTTTCCCTCGGCCGGCGGTGCTGGAGACGGCCCAGGACCGCCTGCGGGAAAAGGAGTGCTTTCAGCAACTGGCCATTCCCACTCCCGCTTACCGGCCGGTGTCTGCCAAGCAGGAGTTGCAGGAAGCGGCGGCCGAGCTGGGTTTGCCGGCGGTGCTGAAAACCAGGCGGCTGGGCTATGACGGCAAAGGGCAGGTGGTGCTGCGCCAAGAGGCCGATTTGGCGGCGGCCTGGGATAGCCTGGGGGGAAGCGCACTGATCCTGGAGTCCTTTGTGCCTTTTGAGCGCGAGGTTTCCCAGGTGGCGGTGCGGGGGCGCGACGGCGAGATGGTCTTCTACCCGTTGGCGGAAAACACCCACCGGGAGGGTATTCTCCATCTTTCCCTGGCCCGGCCCGGCGATCCTCTGCAGGCCCAGGCCGAGGATTACAGCCGCCGGATTATGGAGCATTTTGATTATGTCGGGGTAATGGCCTTTGAATTTTTTCAGACCGATACGGGCCTGGTGGCCAACGAAATCGCACCCCGGGTTCACAACTCCGGCCACTGGACCATCGAAGGGACGGAAACCAGTCAGTTTGCCAATCATCTGCGGGCTATCCTCGGCTGGCCTCTGGGGTCAACGGAACCGGTAGGGCAGGCGGCGATGCTCAATTTTATCGGCGAATTGCCGAAGGCAGCCGAGCTGTTGCAGCACCCCGGGCTGCACTTGCATGCCTACGGCAAATCGGCAGCCCCGGGTCGCAAGGTGGGGCACGCCACCCTGCGGTTGCCGGCCGCGGCCGATCTGCCCGCCGCCTTGCGGCGGCTGACCGATTCCCTGGGCAGCAACTGA
- a CDS encoding response regulator, whose translation MRHFAGAKYFDVLLVEDEPADAHLVQLGLEENEAPCRLHHVKDGLVALDFLRRQGESFASAPRPHLILLDLNMPRMNGRELLAELKADPGLAAIPVVILTTSDSPQDVEASFQAGAAGYIVKPAGMEEFNAALKGLERYWFELVRLPGMEHG comes from the coding sequence ATGAGACATTTTGCCGGTGCAAAATATTTTGATGTCCTGCTGGTGGAGGATGAGCCGGCGGATGCGCACCTGGTTCAACTCGGGCTGGAAGAAAACGAGGCGCCCTGCCGGTTGCATCATGTTAAAGATGGTTTGGTGGCCCTGGATTTCCTCCGTCGCCAGGGTGAGAGTTTTGCCTCCGCCCCCCGCCCCCACCTGATCCTGCTGGACCTTAACATGCCGCGGATGAACGGCCGCGAACTGCTGGCCGAACTCAAGGCCGACCCCGGCCTGGCGGCAATCCCGGTGGTGATTCTCACCACCTCGGACAGCCCACAAGATGTCGAGGCCAGCTTCCAGGCCGGCGCCGCCGGCTATATCGTCAAACCTGCCGGGATGGAAGAGTTTAATGCCGCCCTGAAAGGGTTGGAGCGGTACTGGTTCGAGCTGGTGCGCCTGCCGGGCATGGAACATGGGTAA
- a CDS encoding lysophospholipid acyltransferase family protein: protein MAIKNPHLHALFRRLAPPLYHLVSRGLFASCRVRTQGLEHLQHCLARQPFISACWHYAVFFHLYQVKRQQLALDPKARWVLMVSASDDAELLSGALRLMNAELVRGSRNRGGVAALKSMISQVKQGANAGIIADGSQGPARIAQAGAVLLASRTGAPILPSAWAADRCWRLRSWDRTMIPKPGARISYHYGPPLEVPANIKSEETEKYRHELEVRLNALYLEAMAACG, encoded by the coding sequence ATGGCCATCAAAAACCCCCATTTGCACGCCCTGTTCCGCCGCCTGGCACCGCCTCTTTATCACCTGGTCAGCCGGGGCCTGTTTGCCTCCTGCCGAGTGCGGACCCAGGGCCTGGAACATTTGCAACATTGCCTGGCGCGGCAGCCTTTTATTTCCGCCTGCTGGCATTATGCGGTGTTTTTTCATCTTTACCAGGTCAAGCGCCAGCAGTTGGCCCTGGACCCCAAGGCCCGCTGGGTGCTGATGGTCTCCGCCAGCGATGACGCCGAACTGCTCAGCGGCGCTTTGCGGCTGATGAACGCTGAACTGGTGCGCGGCTCCCGCAACCGGGGTGGGGTGGCGGCCCTGAAGAGCATGATCAGCCAGGTAAAACAGGGGGCCAACGCCGGCATCATCGCCGACGGCTCCCAGGGTCCGGCCCGCATCGCCCAGGCCGGGGCGGTGCTGCTGGCCTCACGCACCGGCGCCCCGATTCTGCCTTCGGCCTGGGCCGCCGACCGTTGCTGGCGACTGCGCTCCTGGGACCGCACCATGATCCCCAAGCCCGGCGCCCGGATCAGCTATCACTACGGCCCGCCCCTGGAGGTCCCGGCCAACATCAAGAGTGAAGAAACGGAAAAATACCGCCACGAATTGGAAGTTCGCCTTAACGCTCTCTACCTTGAGGCCATGGCCGCCTGCGGGTAA
- a CDS encoding exodeoxyribonuclease III → MSKAEIIDIEQAVDRLEQEVPNYRVPVVDLIAVQSQDPYKVLVATILSARTRDETTAGAAARLFARAPDLDTLARLSEEELAKLIRPVGFFRAKAGYLARLPAALTAKFRGKIPATVEELVQLPGVGRKTANLVVAVAFERPAICVDTHVHRIMNIWGYVNTTTPEATEKALRAKLPQPYWRRINSLLVAFGQEICRPVGPHCDRCPLAQLCPRLGVRPRKPPAPRPPMSAAPGGTSLRLASWNVNGLRAIAKKGFAELAGELDADLLAIQEIKAHPDQLPAEARALPGYQAFWLPAKRKGYSGVAIYSRLEPLKVLYGMGQEEKYEQEGRVLTMEFADFFLVNAYLPNAQPELARLPFKLDFCRHFQQFCENLATQKNVVVCGDLNVAHREIDLARPQENQQSPGFSPAERAWLDGFLANGFTDTFRLFNQEGGNYTWWSYRGGARQRNVGWRIDYFCIDSAGRRRVREAGIRPEIMGSDHCPVTLTLG, encoded by the coding sequence ATGAGCAAGGCTGAAATCATCGATATTGAGCAGGCGGTCGATCGCCTGGAGCAGGAGGTTCCCAACTACCGGGTGCCGGTGGTCGATTTGATCGCCGTACAGAGCCAGGACCCATACAAGGTGCTGGTGGCAACCATTCTTTCGGCTCGCACCCGGGATGAAACCACCGCCGGGGCGGCAGCCCGGCTTTTCGCCCGGGCCCCGGACCTCGACACCCTGGCCCGGCTCAGCGAGGAAGAGCTGGCCAAACTAATCCGACCGGTGGGGTTTTTTCGTGCCAAGGCCGGTTATCTGGCCCGCCTGCCGGCGGCGCTGACGGCTAAATTCCGGGGTAAAATTCCCGCCACCGTGGAGGAACTGGTCCAGCTGCCGGGGGTGGGGCGCAAGACCGCCAACCTGGTGGTGGCGGTGGCCTTTGAACGGCCGGCGATCTGTGTTGACACCCATGTCCACCGGATCATGAACATCTGGGGTTACGTCAACACCACCACCCCCGAGGCCACGGAAAAGGCGTTGCGGGCCAAGCTGCCGCAACCTTACTGGCGCCGTATCAACTCTTTGCTGGTGGCCTTCGGCCAGGAAATCTGCCGCCCGGTGGGACCACACTGCGATCGCTGCCCGCTGGCCCAGCTCTGCCCCCGGCTGGGGGTCCGCCCCCGCAAGCCCCCGGCCCCGCGCCCCCCCATGTCCGCCGCCCCCGGCGGAACCTCCTTGCGGCTGGCCTCCTGGAACGTCAATGGGCTGCGGGCCATTGCCAAAAAAGGATTCGCCGAGCTGGCCGGAGAACTTGACGCCGACCTGCTGGCCATTCAGGAGATCAAGGCCCATCCGGACCAACTTCCCGCCGAGGCACGGGCGTTGCCGGGCTACCAGGCCTTCTGGCTGCCGGCCAAACGCAAAGGATATTCCGGAGTAGCGATCTACAGCCGGCTGGAGCCGCTCAAGGTGCTTTACGGGATGGGACAGGAAGAGAAGTACGAGCAGGAAGGCCGGGTGCTTACCATGGAATTTGCCGACTTTTTTCTGGTCAACGCCTATCTGCCCAACGCCCAGCCGGAGTTGGCCCGCCTGCCCTTCAAGCTGGATTTCTGTCGCCATTTTCAGCAGTTTTGCGAGAACCTGGCGACCCAAAAAAACGTCGTGGTCTGCGGGGACTTAAATGTCGCCCACCGGGAAATCGACCTGGCCCGGCCCCAGGAGAACCAGCAGAGCCCCGGCTTTTCCCCGGCGGAAAGGGCCTGGCTGGACGGCTTCCTGGCCAACGGCTTCACCGACACCTTTCGCCTGTTCAACCAGGAGGGAGGTAACTATACCTGGTGGAGTTATCGCGGCGGGGCCAGGCAGCGCAACGTGGGCTGGAGAATCGATTATTTCTGCATCGACAGCGCCGGTCGCCGGCGGGTGCGGGAGGCCGGCATCCGCCCGGAGATCATGGGCTCGGACCACTGCCCGGTAACCTTGACCCTGGGGTAA
- a CDS encoding ABC-type transport auxiliary lipoprotein family protein — protein sequence MRVWLSLLVVLLWISGCGLVAEPPPAPAYYELRLPLPQDEPLANTVRVGQAGPRVEVLVPSWLRSRTMQYRLAYRDDGELRRREYRESRWVAEPGEMIARSLERYFANGRLTAEGDRPEGAEWPEPQALAAGLELCRLRLTLDEFVQIFQTASDSHTLLEVRAELISPAGTAASRRKFAFRQQAPSPDAFGGVVAHRRGLQQLAEALQGWLEGEEVREALAKAADDRL from the coding sequence ATGCGTGTCTGGTTGTCGCTGCTGGTGGTTCTGCTGTGGATAAGCGGCTGCGGTCTGGTGGCGGAGCCGCCGCCGGCCCCGGCCTATTACGAGTTGCGCTTGCCCTTGCCCCAGGATGAGCCTCTTGCCAACACGGTGCGGGTCGGCCAGGCCGGTCCCCGGGTGGAGGTACTGGTTCCTTCCTGGCTGCGGAGCCGGACCATGCAGTATCGCCTGGCCTACCGGGACGATGGTGAGTTGCGGCGGCGCGAGTACCGGGAGAGTCGCTGGGTGGCGGAGCCGGGGGAAATGATCGCCCGCAGCCTGGAACGTTACTTTGCCAACGGTCGACTTACCGCCGAGGGCGACCGGCCGGAGGGCGCCGAATGGCCCGAACCGCAAGCCCTGGCCGCCGGCCTGGAACTCTGCCGGCTGCGGTTGACCCTGGATGAATTTGTACAAATCTTTCAGACCGCCTCCGACAGCCATACCCTGCTGGAAGTGAGGGCCGAACTGATAAGCCCCGCCGGCACGGCGGCAAGCCGGCGGAAGTTTGCCTTCCGGCAGCAGGCGCCCAGCCCCGACGCTTTTGGCGGGGTGGTCGCCCATCGCCGGGGTCTGCAGCAGTTGGCCGAGGCGTTGCAGGGCTGGCTTGAGGGTGAAGAGGTACGGGAGGCCCTGGCAAAAGCGGCCGACGATCGCCTTTAG
- the purE gene encoding 5-(carboxyamino)imidazole ribonucleotide mutase, which yields MEKFLVGVIMGSRSDWETMRHATETLEELGVAHEVRVVSAHRTPELLFEYAAGAKERGLEVIIAGAGGAAHLPGMVAARTSLPVLGVPVQSRSLNGLDSLLSIVQMPGGIPVGTLAIGPAGAKNAALLAAAILANKYEAVSAALERFRRQQTATVLADPDPRLPVGGDA from the coding sequence ATGGAAAAATTTCTGGTTGGAGTAATCATGGGCTCCCGCAGCGATTGGGAGACCATGCGTCATGCGACGGAAACCCTGGAGGAGCTGGGGGTTGCCCATGAAGTCCGGGTGGTATCCGCCCACCGCACCCCGGAGTTGTTGTTTGAATATGCCGCCGGGGCTAAAGAGCGCGGCCTGGAGGTAATTATTGCCGGGGCCGGCGGGGCGGCGCATTTGCCCGGCATGGTGGCGGCCCGCACCTCCTTGCCGGTGCTGGGTGTGCCGGTCCAGTCCCGTAGCTTGAACGGGCTGGACTCTTTGCTCTCCATCGTCCAGATGCCGGGCGGGATCCCGGTGGGCACCCTGGCCATTGGTCCGGCCGGGGCCAAAAACGCCGCCCTGCTCGCCGCCGCCATTCTGGCCAACAAGTACGAGGCGGTATCGGCCGCCCTGGAGAGGTTTCGCCGGCAGCAAACGGCTACGGTGCTGGCCGATCCCGATCCGCGCCTGCCGGTGGGGGGCGACGCTTGA
- a CDS encoding ABC transporter ATP-binding protein, which yields MKGTAASKVVELRGVVCRFGANLVLDGVDLEIRADEIVALVGGSGSGKTTLLRHIIGLNRPAAGEVFLFGEPLWAGDYLARQARRRRFGVLFQHGALFSALSVGDNIAFPLRELGVVREEEVRDLVAYKLAMVELEPEHALLMPAELSGGMVKRVALARALALEPELLLLDEPTSGLDPDRSVAFVRLIRRLQRQLGITVVLVTHDVATLSSLAGRVAVLADRRIISALSLEETRQLQHPFVERFFGLPTTTAL from the coding sequence ATGAAGGGCACAGCGGCGAGCAAAGTGGTGGAGTTGCGGGGAGTGGTTTGCCGTTTCGGAGCCAACCTGGTACTGGACGGGGTGGACCTGGAAATCCGGGCCGATGAGATTGTGGCGCTGGTGGGAGGTTCGGGCAGCGGCAAAACCACCCTGCTGCGCCATATCATCGGCCTGAACCGGCCGGCGGCCGGGGAGGTTTTCCTGTTCGGCGAGCCGCTGTGGGCCGGGGACTACCTGGCCCGCCAGGCCCGGCGGCGGCGGTTCGGGGTGCTTTTTCAGCATGGGGCCTTGTTTTCCGCCCTCAGTGTGGGGGATAATATTGCTTTCCCCTTGCGTGAACTGGGGGTGGTGCGGGAAGAGGAGGTCCGGGATCTGGTGGCTTACAAGCTGGCCATGGTGGAGTTGGAACCGGAACATGCCCTGTTGATGCCGGCGGAGCTGTCCGGAGGGATGGTGAAAAGGGTGGCGCTGGCCCGGGCCCTGGCCCTGGAGCCGGAACTGCTGCTGCTGGATGAGCCCACCTCCGGTCTGGATCCCGATCGTAGCGTGGCCTTTGTCCGGCTGATCAGGAGGTTGCAGCGGCAGCTGGGGATCACTGTGGTGCTGGTTACCCATGATGTAGCCACCTTGAGTTCCCTGGCCGGCAGGGTGGCGGTGCTGGCCGACCGGCGGATTATCAGCGCCCTCTCGCTGGAGGAAACCAGGCAGTTGCAGCACCCCTTTGTTGAGCGTTTTTTTGGCCTGCCGACGACAACGGCCTTGTGA
- a CDS encoding MlaE family ABC transporter permease, which yields MARPRLQIDARDGRQLAGSWTLGELARHLAAIRPQLQATPAGASWSLREVERLDSFGAMLLWQHWGRSWPKNLEINDELRGVIAAVAAHSGRPLPRPHRFTLLEALVLLGSMLFTFLGHARDLVTLLGQLLLDLLFLVRHPRQWPLRELSANMYKVGVKAMPVAALVGFLIGVVLSYLSAMQLEAFGVEVYLIDILGLGIIRELGPVLVAILVAGRSGSAMTAQLGVMRVTEEIDALAAMGISRTIRLVLPKVLALTLVMPLLVLWTSAVALLGGMLSANMQLGISFAFFMEKLPQVVPIANLYIGLGKGAVFGLLIALVACHFGLRIRPNTESLAAHTTASVVTAITTVILVDAVFAVMLRNVGVPL from the coding sequence ATGGCCCGTCCCCGCCTGCAAATCGATGCCCGTGACGGCCGACAACTGGCGGGTAGCTGGACCCTGGGGGAACTGGCCCGTCATCTGGCGGCAATCCGGCCGCAATTGCAAGCGACACCGGCCGGTGCATCATGGTCCCTGCGCGAGGTGGAGCGACTGGACAGCTTCGGCGCCATGTTGCTCTGGCAGCACTGGGGGCGAAGCTGGCCCAAAAACCTGGAGATTAATGATGAACTGCGGGGGGTGATTGCGGCGGTGGCGGCCCACAGCGGCAGGCCCCTGCCCCGGCCGCACCGCTTTACCCTGCTGGAGGCCCTGGTTTTGCTGGGGTCGATGCTGTTCACCTTCCTTGGCCATGCCCGCGACCTGGTTACCCTGCTGGGGCAGTTGCTGCTGGATCTGCTTTTCCTTGTGCGCCATCCCCGCCAGTGGCCTTTGCGTGAGCTTTCCGCCAACATGTATAAGGTTGGGGTTAAGGCCATGCCGGTGGCGGCGCTGGTGGGCTTTCTCATCGGGGTGGTACTCTCCTACCTGTCGGCCATGCAGTTGGAGGCCTTTGGGGTGGAGGTCTATCTGATCGACATCCTCGGCCTGGGGATTATACGTGAGCTGGGGCCGGTGCTGGTGGCGATCCTGGTGGCCGGTCGTTCCGGCTCGGCCATGACCGCCCAACTTGGCGTCATGCGAGTTACCGAAGAGATCGACGCCTTGGCGGCCATGGGGATTTCCCGCACCATTCGCCTGGTGTTGCCCAAGGTGCTGGCCCTTACCCTGGTAATGCCGTTGCTGGTGCTGTGGACCTCGGCGGTGGCCCTGCTGGGGGGCATGTTGTCGGCCAATATGCAACTGGGAATCAGTTTTGCCTTTTTCATGGAAAAACTGCCGCAGGTGGTACCCATTGCCAACCTCTACATCGGGCTTGGCAAAGGCGCCGTGTTCGGGCTGCTGATCGCGCTGGTGGCCTGCCATTTCGGGCTGCGTATCCGGCCCAACACCGAGAGCCTGGCGGCCCACACCACGGCTTCGGTGGTTACCGCCATCACCACGGTGATTTTGGTTGATGCGGTGTTTGCGGTGATGCTGCGCAACGTCGGGGTTCCCCTGTAA
- a CDS encoding MlaD family protein, translating to MENRSYALAAGIFVLVLGTAMVLAIWWFAGERELAGEYILVTEGNIGNLNVGADVRFRGIAAGKVTDIRLDAEDPRQILVTIRIDDQLPVTRGTVAVLDTQGVTGVAYVQLEDDGSDPRPLVAEPGYPPRLPLKPSMLTRIAEAALEAMQGLELMSNNLAKFLSAENQVRFDEMVVQLTSAGESIDQGLEGLPATLEAMQELLGPDNQQRLAAVLENLEQLGGEALPAVDDLRTLLVSLDGMSARLETAASELGRELGQAGQRLQAETLPKIDRMLEDIGAGSRRLNYLLEELELNPELLLRGWAEPEPGPGESAR from the coding sequence ATGGAAAACCGCAGTTATGCCCTGGCGGCGGGAATTTTCGTTTTGGTGCTGGGCACGGCGATGGTGCTGGCCATCTGGTGGTTTGCCGGTGAGCGTGAGCTGGCGGGCGAATACATTCTGGTCACCGAGGGCAATATCGGCAACCTCAACGTGGGCGCCGATGTAAGGTTCAGGGGGATCGCGGCGGGCAAGGTTACCGATATCCGGCTCGATGCGGAGGATCCCCGCCAAATTCTGGTGACGATCAGGATTGACGATCAACTCCCGGTCACCCGGGGGACCGTGGCGGTTCTGGACACCCAGGGAGTTACCGGGGTGGCCTACGTCCAGCTTGAGGATGATGGTTCCGACCCCCGGCCGCTGGTGGCCGAGCCGGGGTACCCGCCCCGTTTGCCGTTGAAACCCAGCATGCTTACCAGGATCGCCGAGGCGGCCCTGGAGGCCATGCAGGGGCTTGAGCTGATGTCCAATAATCTGGCGAAATTTCTCAGTGCCGAGAACCAGGTGCGGTTTGATGAGATGGTGGTGCAACTGACCTCCGCCGGTGAGAGTATCGACCAGGGCCTCGAGGGTTTACCGGCCACCCTGGAGGCGATGCAGGAGCTGCTCGGGCCGGACAACCAGCAACGGCTGGCGGCGGTGCTGGAAAATTTGGAGCAACTGGGGGGCGAGGCGCTGCCGGCGGTGGATGATCTGCGGACCCTGCTGGTCTCCCTGGACGGGATGAGCGCCCGGCTGGAGACGGCGGCGTCCGAACTTGGCCGCGAACTGGGGCAAGCCGGGCAGCGTTTGCAGGCCGAAACCCTACCTAAAATCGACCGGATGCTGGAGGATATCGGTGCCGGCTCGCGGCGTTTGAACTATCTGCTTGAAGAGCTTGAGCTTAACCCGGAGCTTCTGCTGCGGGGTTGGGCGGAACCGGAGCCGGGCCCGGGTGAGAGCGCCCGCTGA